The following nucleotide sequence is from Candidatus Desulfatibia profunda.
AAAGAGAAGCTGCCCGCCAACATCGGATCATCGCAGAGGGAAGCGACTGGTTAAAAAAAGCCCTGGCGGGCGATCACGTCAACCTGCTCCAGAATACATCTGAAATCAAGAACATACTGAAATCGTATTATATCTTTGGGAATGAAAGCGGGCATTACAACAGCGGCAAAGCAATGCTGGCGGCGGCTCAAATTGATCCTGACAACGGTTTGTTTCAGGTTCTGGTAAAGCTGGGCGTCTTTGGTGAAAATGAAAACATCGACCTTTATCGATATGATATGCCCACTGTTTTTTCCGATGGAATGATGCAGGTTGCGACAGCGCTGATCAACAACAAGCCGTTCACGTTTGCCGACCACTCGCGTAAAGATCTGACCATGCTGCCCGTCATGACCATAGACGGCCAGGGAACCCTTGATTATGATGACGCCATCAGCATCGAAGACTACGGCGATCGTTACCGCTTGGGTGTTCATATTGTCGATGTCGGACATTATATCAAAAAAGGGGACATGATCGATCAGGAAGCCCTTGCGCGCGGCAGTTCCATCTATATGCCGGACCTGAAAATCCCCATGCTCCCTCCCAGCCTGGCTGAAGATCTTTGCAGTCTGAAAGCCGGACAATTGCGACCTGCCATCAGCATCATGGTGAATCTGAGCCGGTCCTGCGAAATCATCGACAGTGAAATTTTTGCAAGTATTATCAGGGTAAAACATCAGCATACCTATTACGATGTTAATTTGATGGCGGAAGAAAACAGGGAAATCATTATCTTGCGCGAAATCGCCGAGTCGTTCCGACGACGCAGACTAAATGACGGTGCTGTTCCAATAACCCTGCCGGATATCCATATCTGGATCGATGAAACAGGTGAGATAACGGTCAACCGGATTAACCGGGAAAGCCCCGGAAGGATGCTGGTTTCGGAAATAATGATCATGGCCAACTGGTTGATGGCCAACTTCCTTTTTAAAAACAATGCACCGGCCATTTTCCGATCTCAAACACCCCCGAAGGAACGTCTCTACAAGGGCAATGAAGGGACCTTGTTTCAGAACATTATGCAGCGAAGGCTTCTGAGCCGGTTTGTTTTAGGTCCTGAATCCGAACATCATTCAGGATTGGGCCTGAATGCCTATGTTACGGCAACGTCACCCATCCGGAAATATTTCGATCTTGCCACCCAGCGGCAGATCCGGGCGGTATTGGATCTGGAAGAACCCTATCCGCAAGAGGAAATTGCTCATATTATTCAACGGCTTGAACAGCCGATGGGCGATGTGTCAAAAATTCAATCCGGTCGCAACCGATACTGGCTGTTGAAATATCTTGAGAATAGAATCGGTCAAAAAGAAGAAGCGATTGTCCTTTTAAAACGGAGAAACAACTATCAGATACTGCTGACGGAATATATGCTGGAGTGCGACCTGCCGCTGTCGAGCGGCATCAATTTAAAACCCGAGGACCTTATTCAGGTGACAATCCAGCATGTCGATGCGCGCAAAACGGTGATTTCAGTCTTTATGGGCTGATGGAGGCCTTTTTAAGAATCGTTTGTGCAGATTTTATAGTGGTTGTCAAAATAACGTTCCGTTTCAGCCGCCGGATAATTCCGTTTAAATCGGAACATATCTATGACAACTGCGGTAGGAAAGAACCGATGCGTGTGTTATTCTGGTACTGTGATCGTTTTGACTGGACGCCGGCATTCCAGGCCCTGCCGAATGCTGCGGACCCGGAGCCTGCTGAAAATGAAAACTGCGTGGTGGCCTTTGTCCACATTGAGCCTAAAGATGTGGAATCTAAAAGTTCAGCCGAAACCAAGCTGGCGAAAAACGCCAAGTGGCTGGCCCGCAAATGGCAGATTTCCAGCGTTATATTGCACTCTTTCACCCACCTGGGGGAGGAAAAGGCTGAGGCCGACGAGGCGCGGGCATTGCTGGACCGCACCCAAAAACGGCTGGAAACCGCGGGGTATTCTGTTACGCAGACACCCTATGGTTATTTTTTAGATTTGGTCATCCAGGCCAAGGGCCATCCTCTGGCAAGGGTCTTCAAGGAGTTTTAAGCGGTTTCATCATTCCCCTCTAATCCCAATTCAATTCTGGTTCAACCCTAATTGATCGAAAGTCAAAGGTAAAAATGGAGCTGAATTTTATAAAATCTAAGGTTTCTTCATTTTGTTCACGCTTAATTAAGGTTCAAAAGCCTTGATTAATAAAACCGATTGCGCTATGGAGTCATTTTTCGTTATCTCGATTTACAATACAGGTTAACCAAATAGCGTCAAGTGGTGCTGAATGCGTCTAACGGTTAAAGTTGTTTTGATAGCCTCGGCGTTGTTTTTATCAGCCGCCTCCCTTTTGACGGCGGGGGAAAACAATGGCCGTTATTTTGAATTGGATCCGGTCGTCGTTACGGGCAGCCGCATCCCCCATCAGCTTTCAAACGCGGCCCAATCGGTTGCGGTTATCAGCCGGGAAGAAATAAGCGCTGCCCCGGCAGACAGCATTACAGACGTCCTGAAACATGTCGTCGGCGTGGATGTTCGCCATCGAAGCCCTCACGGTGTCCAGGCCGATGTCGGCATCCGCGGAAGCTCCTTTGAGCAGACATTGATTCTTGTCGACGGCGTCAACGTCAGCGACCCTCAAACCGGCCATCACAACATGGACCTGCCGGTGAACCTGAATGATGTGGAACGGATTGAAATCCTGAAGGGCCCGGGAGCAACAATTTACGGCCCCAATGCCATGGGGGGCGTAATCAACGTCATCACCCGGGACGTGGATAAGAACGCTTTGGGCGCAGAGGTAAAATTCGGCCAATACGGCTTTTATGATGTTGAAGCCCGGGGGGCTCTGGTGTCGGGCCAGGCATCCAGCCGGCTGTCGGCCAACCGGCGGTACTCCTCAGGTCATATTAAAGAAAAAGATACCGATTTTGACATCAAAACATTGAATTACAAGGGCACTCTTAAAAACGAGACAAATCAGTTTCATCTGCAAATGGGATATGCCGACAAAGACTTTGGTGCCTACAAATTTTACAGCGACGCTTATCCTGACCAGCGCGAAAAAACCGAAAGCTTTCTGCTGTCTACCGGAGCCGATCTTGACATCAGCGATGTTCAAATTGCTCCCAAGCTGCACTGGCGGCACCATGACGATGAATATAAAATCAAAATCAATAACACCTGGAATGTCAATAAACACTGGACAGACGTCCTGGGCATGCAGGTCAATGCCCGGATACCATCTTTTCTGGGCGATACCGCCGTGGGCGCTGAAGCCGCTCTTGAAGCCTTAAAAAGCTCCAACCTGGGTGACCGTGACCGCCGGCGCCAGGCGCTTTTTGTTGAACACAAGCTTTATCCTTCCGAAAAACTTACGCTTGGCATCGGCGCTGCCGGGGTGCACTACAGTGACTGGGGCTGGAAGGGCTGGCCGGGTGCTGACTTTAATATGGAGTTAAGCGCTGATGTGAACTGGTTTGGGTCTTTAAAAAAATCTTTCCGGGTTCCCACCTTCACGGAACTGTATTATTCTACGCCCGCAAACCAGGGCAACCCGGAGCTTAAGCCGGAAAAGGCCTGGACGTATGAAACCGGAATGCGCTGGCAGGCCGAGCGTGCCGGTGCCGATCTCAGCCTGTTTTATCGCGATGCCGAAGACGTCATCGACTGGTCGCGCCCTCCCGGGCAAACCACATGGACCGTGCGCAATATTGCCCGGATCAGCGCCAGGGGCGCCGAACTGGGTGTTCATTACCACCCCGAATCCTTGTTAAACTCCAAATTTGTTTCCGCGCTAAACATTGCCTATACCTATCTGGATCTCGACCGGGACACGCAGGCAATGGAGTCAAAATACGCCCTGGATCATCTGCGTCACCAACTGCACGGATCAATAAAAATGGACTGGTCCGACCGCCTCACCCACACAGTTTATGGCAGATATGGGAAACGAATCGCAGCGGATGACTACACGGTTGTCGACACCCGCATCACCTATGCGTTTCAGCGCTTCCGAATCTTTCTTGAGGCCACCAACCTATTTAACGAAACCTACACCGAATCCGGTTTTGCACCCATGCCCGGTCGCTGGCTTATCGGTGGTGTAACCTTTAACTTGTAACAGAAATCACATGACCACCGGTTATTATTGGAAGGTCGGCCGAAGCAAGCTTGAACATGGCGTTGGGCGTTCCGGCCGCCGCCCAGATCTCTTTGTGTTTGAGTAAATCCTCATCGATGAAGGCTTTGAGCTTTTGGGTATGGCCCAGGGGCGGGACACCGCCGACGGCAAAACCGGTCGTTGCAAGCACGACATCGGCAGCGGCCATCTGAACCGGCTCGGACACGACCTCGCGCAGTGTTTTGGTATTGACGCGGTTGGCGCCGCTGGCCAAAACCAGGAAGGGCTTTTGGGTTTTCTTGCCTTTGAACACCAGCGATTTAACAATCTGGGCGACATCACATCCCAGGGCGTCTGCAGCGTCCTGGGCCGTACGGGTGGTTTCCTGCATTTCGATGATCTGACAGCTCAGGCCGAAAGCCTTGAGAGCCTCCTGAACTTTTTTAGCGCTTGAACTCAGCTTGTTTGAAATGGGTTTTTACCTCTCCGGTTTTCCAGGTCTGAACCGCGGCCACGGCATCGATGTTAACTGAATATTTCATGTTCCACCAATATTAATCAGGGATAAGCCATTTTGCAAAGTCATATCTTTGAGAATAATAAGGAGCATCGGGATCAAAACAGGCGGACAAGTTCGTCGACCTCAAAGGCGGGCCACTTGGCCGGGGCATCATGCCAAACAGCCTCAATTCCCCGGCCCGTACCCCTTACCTCACCGATACAGGTCACCTTAATTCCGGCATTTCGAATGCCAGCCATGAGATTCTCACAAACGCTTTCCTGGCAACAGATCAAAAGGCTGCCCGAGCCGATCAGACCCAGGGGATCAATGTTGAGCAGGCGACCGATTTTTTGCGTCTGGGGAAAGTACGGAATCCTGCTGATATCGATTTTTATCCGGTGGCCGCCGGCGATACTCAACTCTTCCAGTGCCGTTGCCAGACCGCCCTCGGTAACATCATGCATGGCGCTGACTCCGACAGTCTCGCCGGCAATTTTAGCTTCCTTCAGAATGCTGATTTCGGAAACAAACGCTTTGCTTTTTTCGATTTCAGCCTCCGGCAGACCCAGGCGTTTCAACCGGTCTTCAAATTTTCTAGCGATAATCGCCGTTCCTTCCACCGCAACGGCCTTGGTCAGCATGACTTTATCGCCGGGTTTCATGTTGCGCTTATCGATCAGGTCACGCCTGGCAACCGTTCCTGCCAGCATCCCCGCAACGACCGGTCGTGTGACCGCATCGGTGATTTCAGTGTGCCCGCCGCACAGCATGATGTCCCAGCGCCGGCAGGTCGATTCAAGCTCGTGCATCACCTGCCAAATTTCCGAGGGCGTAGTCCCGCATGGAAAAAGCAGCGTTGTCAACAGCCATCTGGGGATTGCTCCGGCGGTGGCTATGTCATTGGCATTTATCAGAACCGCATAATGCCCGATCGAATCGGTAACAAAGGTGATGGGATCGGACTTGAGCACCAAGACTTCCGTTTCCTGAACATTTACCGCCGCCGTATCTTCGCCGATTCCCGGGGGTATCAGCACAGAGGCGTCCTGGAAATCGAATTCCTGGAGAAACATTTCCAGAATGTCATTGGGCAGCTTGCCCATTGACAGCGGGGAGCCGAAACGGACAATTGTTTTGAGCTCCTCCAGGCGCGAAATTCTAAAATCACTTGCAATCTTGGATGGTCCGGAGTTCACCCCGTTATCGAGAAATGCCGTCAGACTTCCAGCCTCTTGACCGGCCTGGATGTCAAAGAAGAAATCCCCTACCATCAGCAGTTGGCCGACATCCACCTTCAGTTTTTGCGCTGCCAGCAGGATTCCGTCCGGATTCGGCTTGCGCTTGACCGGCGTTTCCCTGGTAATGATCAGGTCAAAATCGGACACGCCGATGGTGTTGAAATTCTGAAACGCCCGATTAATGGAATCAAGGGTGTTGCGAGTAATAATTCCAAGGGCGATGCCCTTTGAACGCAGATATGCAACCAGATCTTCGGCACCGACGTTGGGCTTCGAGTTCTCGGCCGCGTTCCTTTCAAAGCGCTCCAACACGTCGCGAGCTTCCTTTTGCCGGGCCGCGGTCGGCAGGCTTTGGATGAATTCGAGTACCAGTGCTTCCGGAGGACAGCCGATGGTCTGCTTTAACAGGGGAAAATCCAGAGCACCGGGCCTGGTCAGGGTGCCGTCGAAATCGAACAGGACGGCCTTGATGCAAAACGGTTTAAGGATCACAGGTTTCATAAGCAAACGCTTTAAATGAGCGCGTATCGAGCTGCAAGTGCTCGAAGCCGGTAAAGCTCATTCGTAATAATTCCGTCAACACCCAGTAAAATGAACTTCTTCATCTGCTCAGGGTGGTCCACCGTCCAGACCAGCACCGCGGTGCCCCTGCGCTGCAAGGCTGCTACCATGGCTTTGTGGACAAGCCTGTAATGAACCGCGACTCCGCTCAAAAATCTGGGCAGCAAATGCGCCGTTAGACCCAACGCAACGTTTCTGAAATTCTGCCAGCGTGTTTCCCGATGATGAAGCGATACAATCAAATACAGCGGCAACTGGACGCCGGTCTCTTGCAACCGCTTGAGCAAATTATAATTGGAGCTTGATATAACGCTTCCGGGAGCCGGTGTGACGACGGATAATTCCCTGACCAGGTTTGCTGTGCTCCGGCAGCTTTTGATCTCCAAGTCCACGGGCACAGGCCCGATGGCATCGAGGCTGTCAGACAGTTTCGGTGCGCGATCATCCCGTCCCGTCAGGTGTAAAACCTGGGCATAGGTCAGATTGCCCCACGGCGGCGCATTACGGTTGAAGGCGTTGTCGTGGTAAATGACAAAATGCCCGTCACGCGTTTCGTGGACGTCCATTTCAATCATATCGGTTTGGGCGGCTACAGCCGCTCTAAACGCCGGAATCGTGTTTTTGATACCGTTAACCTCAAGACCTTGATGCGATATGATTTTGGGGAAAGGTTTGCGATAATTCATTTACAAATCGTAAGGGGTCAGACTCTCAAAACCCTGGTCGGTAACCAGAATGGTCTGTTCAAATTGGGCCGAAAGCGAGCCATCCCTGGTGACGGCCGTCCACTTGTCTGCCAGAATGTTAAGGTGCCGCGCTCCCAGATTGATCATCGGTTCAATCGTAAAAACCATGCCCGGAACCAGGACAATGCCTTCACCCTGGCGGCCGAAATGAGGAATCTGGGGGGGTTCGTGAAAATCGAAGCCGACCCCGTGACCCACAAATTCCCTGACAACCGAGCATCCCTGGCTTTCAGCATACTCTTGAATGGCCCAGCCGATGTCTCCGACGGTATTCCCGGGCTTTACCGCTTGTATGCTGCGTTTAAGGCTCTCGCGGGCTACCCGGACGATTTTCTCGGCATCGGGTCCGGGCGTTCCCACAAAAAATGTTTTATTGGCGTCGGCGTAATAGCCGTTTAAAATCGGAGTTACGTCTACATTCACAATATCCCCGTCTTTTAAAATCCGCTGTCCCGGGATGCCGTGACAAATCACTTCATTGACGGAAACACACACACTCTTTGGGAATCCCCGATAATTCAAAGGCGCAGGGATAGCCCCGTTCTTAAGGGTAAATTTATGCACCAGGGTGTTGATCTCGTCCGTGGCCATCCCGGGACGGATTTCAGATTCTACCATATCGAGGGTTTCCAGGACCAGGCGCCCGGCACTCCGGATACCTTCGATATCCGCCGGTTCTTTGAGGCGAATATTGTATTTTTGAACATACAGTTTCTTAAGTTCTTCAGGCGGCAGCTCTATCTTGTCCATGCAGCACTTCTTATATTTACGACCGCTGCCGCAGGGGCAGGGAGCATTGCGCCCCACTTGTAATGTCCTGTTTTTCATAATCTGATCGATTCAGTGTTATAATGTTCACAAGTTTTATATTAAATAATAAATATTTGCTGTCAGGTCAATAAATTATAGGGAATTACCAGCGGTCTGTCAAACCGTAAGCACCTTAACATATTGAGATTTAAAATTATTTATTTCTTGTAATTTTTGATGAAATTAATCATAGTAAATTTGGTTCAAGGGTTCATAATAAAATAGGTAAATACCGGCGAATCTGGGCATGCAGCATTTAAAGGAGGTCGGAACGAATGGTACATAAAATTTTAGTGGCTTTGGACGATTCGGAAAATGCAATGCGGGCGGTAGAGTATATTGCCAAACTTTTTACCCCTGAAAATCAGGTCACCCTGTTTAGTGTCATTTTAGACACGGCAATGCTGTGCGATATGAACAGCCCTGAGCTAACCCCTTATTTTATTGCTCAGCAGGGTACGTTCTGTTCTTTGGAAGATAAAAAAAAGATCAAATCCTTCAGAATTGCGACATCGCCGATTCGCAGCACGCCGGCCTTTATTCCGTCTGAAAATATTTTTTATCCTCCTTTGGCGTTATAATCGCGGATCATTTCCCGGATTTTCTGAACCGGGCTCTTTGCCTCTGTGTTTTTGCAGAGGTCTTCAAAACGCTGCCACATTTCAGGATCGACTTCGAGCAATACAATCTCGATCTTTTCAGGTTCCGGGCTTGCGGGGGCCGGTCTGTGGGGCTCACGCGTTTGGAGCGTTGCTTGCTCGAATTGAAATGTTTCAGGTTCGCCTTCAGTATCCAGAAATTTGAAATAGACGTGTAATCGCTCGCCTTGGCGGATGAAATTTTCGGTCTAACTGCCAAATACCTGAACCGGCCGGTATGGATGGGAGCCTTCAATCACATCAACCCCTGCTTTTGCTTTAACCTTTTCAATGATGGTTTCCTTTATTAATTTTATTTAGACCTAAAAACCATGGCCCCCTTAGCCAGTTAAAGATCCCGCATTTTTTGCCCTTTTCCAAAATAAAGCTGGTTAAATGATCAATTCGTTAGTTAGTCTGTCTCCCGGCCGCAGCTCTTCATGGCAATCATTTCACCAGTTTCAGCATCGATTTGAAGCGTTTTATACGTTCGAATGTATTTTTTAGAACCAAGCGACTCCATAATATTTACAGACGGCATCTGACGGTAAAACCCCAAGGTAACCAGCCATGTCGATTTATCAGCAGACAGCTCTACTTCTTCAAGCAAGAGATCTTCAAATTTTTTGGTATCATAAAGTTCTTTGAATAAATCGAAAGCGGTTTTTACCGCATTTTTCACGCCAATCATTGCTTTATCCCTTGATTGCTTTGGTTCATACGATGAGTTTTGCACCAATCTGAAAGTTTCTGCCGTTATAATTCGCATGCATGCAGCCTGCCGTCAAGCATGTTCTGATCGAACAACGCAGATGAAGCTCCCCACAGTCCCGCTTTCAGCGGGACAGGGTATTCTGGCGAAGGCGAATAAAATAGTATTGACACTGGATGACCTGTATCGCTGGACCGGCTCGATTCAAGCCCGGGAAGTCGTCGATATGATATTGACCCGTGACCCTTCCAGTCTCAGCGCCGCATCATTGCGGGATATGTTTGAAGATGGCGATGCCGTTGGGGTCGCTGAAATGATGTTAGGCCGTAAAAAAATCTTCCCGGCTTTTCTGGAACTTTTAATTCACGACAAATGGCCGGTCCGTTTGGGCGCCATGGTGGCCTTTGAAACCATCGCCGCAAAAAGCAGCGACCTCGCCGCCCGGGCAATCCCTTTTTTGTGGGAACGTTTTTCCCTGGCAGAGGACACGGTCAAAGGGGACATTCTCTATCTTTTGGGGGTATCCGGAGATAAGAAAACAACCCCGAAACTTACAACAATTTTGAGCGGCCCATATTCTGCCGAGATCAAAGAAGCGGCCGCAGATGCACTAAAAGAACTTGATAAAGACATCCGCCCTTAACGGATTGATGCTGCATCAAGAATTCCAAAAAATTGACTTTGAGCGCATGCTTTTAATAAGGTAGTGTCTATGTGAAGAAATCCGGGATAAAAGGAGGCGAACGTAATGCTGTTAAAAAAACTTCTGGAACGGTTGTCCAAAAAAGAAAAACAGGTTGCTGAAGAAAGAAGAAAGTTTGCCAGACTGGTATATCCACCTAAAAAAAGACCCAAGTTCAAAGTCAGGGAACAGGAAATGGAAGTCATAGATATTTCAGAAAAAGGGATTAAATTTTTAAAAAATAAACAAGCGGAAATCAGCGAGTGCGTGCATGGAACCACAGAATTATTAAGCGGCAACTCACTGGATATAACCGGAAAAATTGTATGGGAGCATAACAGTGAAGTCGGCGTGCTGATAACAAAAATACCGGAATCCATTATCGTTGAAGAGATACGGACCATTCTGCGGGATTTGGGACCGGGCGATTCCGATCAAGAAAAATGATTCGTCAGCCCAGGTTGTGAAGCTCCCCGCCCTAACGGGCGGGGGTTCTGACGTGCGTCAGTGCTTCGCGGCGGGGAGCGTGCCGGTCACATGAAAATAACCTCCGGCGGCTGGAGCGTTCTTTTAAGCCGTATGAATCGATTCCCCTTTAAGCGGTATATGGCCTCCGGCCTATTGAGCTTTTCAAGAAGCGGTTTCATCAAGGCATCATCCTTTAGTTTTTCAAAAAGACTCTCCTTTCCCAATCGCGTGTCCAATTGGTAAATGCTGTTCATAATACCTTCGAAAAATCCGGAGGATTTGAGCACGACACTCACGAGTTGCTCATAGTCCTGCATAGACCCTGACAAATCTTTCGATTGGTCCTGTTTCAACAGCTTGGTCAAGGGCTTGGAGTCAATGATAAAGGACGGGGTATCGAAAATAAAATGGTTGGAAAGGGCTTCTTCTCTGCAGCTCATTCCTCTGAGGGTCTCCAAGGCGTTGCTCCTTGCCTGCGAAACTTTGATTTCTGCCTTCAGGCAGGGGAATCCTTTGAATATCGGGTTGTTGACAAGATCCGGTATCATTCCTTTTAGCTGATGATACTCCGGGAAAAGAATACAATTGAGCGGCTTTGAGCCGTGAACCCGGCAGTGAGCCTTTTGAAGAAAGTTGCAG
It contains:
- a CDS encoding YbaK/EbsC family protein, producing MSNKLSSSAKKVQEALKAFGLSCQIIEMQETTRTAQDAADALGCDVAQIVKSLVFKGKKTQKPFLVLASGANRVNTKTLREVVSEPVQMAAADVVLATTGFAVGGVPPLGHTQKLKAFIDEDLLKHKEIWAAAGTPNAMFKLASADLPIITGGHVISVTS
- a CDS encoding PilZ domain-containing protein, with translation MLLKKLLERLSKKEKQVAEERRKFARLVYPPKKRPKFKVREQEMEVIDISEKGIKFLKNKQAEISECVHGTTELLSGNSLDITGKIVWEHNSEVGVLITKIPESIIVEEIRTILRDLGPGDSDQEK
- a CDS encoding HAD-IA family hydrolase, with the translated sequence MKPVILKPFCIKAVLFDFDGTLTRPGALDFPLLKQTIGCPPEALVLEFIQSLPTAARQKEARDVLERFERNAAENSKPNVGAEDLVAYLRSKGIALGIITRNTLDSINRAFQNFNTIGVSDFDLIITRETPVKRKPNPDGILLAAQKLKVDVGQLLMVGDFFFDIQAGQEAGSLTAFLDNGVNSGPSKIASDFRISRLEELKTIVRFGSPLSMGKLPNDILEMFLQEFDFQDASVLIPPGIGEDTAAVNVQETEVLVLKSDPITFVTDSIGHYAVLINANDIATAGAIPRWLLTTLLFPCGTTPSEIWQVMHELESTCRRWDIMLCGGHTEITDAVTRPVVAGMLAGTVARRDLIDKRNMKPGDKVMLTKAVAVEGTAIIARKFEDRLKRLGLPEAEIEKSKAFVSEISILKEAKIAGETVGVSAMHDVTEGGLATALEELSIAGGHRIKIDISRIPYFPQTQKIGRLLNIDPLGLIGSGSLLICCQESVCENLMAGIRNAGIKVTCIGEVRGTGRGIEAVWHDAPAKWPAFEVDELVRLF
- a CDS encoding TonB-dependent receptor, with product MRLTVKVVLIASALFLSAASLLTAGENNGRYFELDPVVVTGSRIPHQLSNAAQSVAVISREEISAAPADSITDVLKHVVGVDVRHRSPHGVQADVGIRGSSFEQTLILVDGVNVSDPQTGHHNMDLPVNLNDVERIEILKGPGATIYGPNAMGGVINVITRDVDKNALGAEVKFGQYGFYDVEARGALVSGQASSRLSANRRYSSGHIKEKDTDFDIKTLNYKGTLKNETNQFHLQMGYADKDFGAYKFYSDAYPDQREKTESFLLSTGADLDISDVQIAPKLHWRHHDDEYKIKINNTWNVNKHWTDVLGMQVNARIPSFLGDTAVGAEAALEALKSSNLGDRDRRRQALFVEHKLYPSEKLTLGIGAAGVHYSDWGWKGWPGADFNMELSADVNWFGSLKKSFRVPTFTELYYSTPANQGNPELKPEKAWTYETGMRWQAERAGADLSLFYRDAEDVIDWSRPPGQTTWTVRNIARISARGAELGVHYHPESLLNSKFVSALNIAYTYLDLDRDTQAMESKYALDHLRHQLHGSIKMDWSDRLTHTVYGRYGKRIAADDYTVVDTRITYAFQRFRIFLEATNLFNETYTESGFAPMPGRWLIGGVTFNL
- a CDS encoding RNB domain-containing ribonuclease is translated as MESGNIVEFVDRQKIICAVVLEVKKQRLRLLTETNREVNLSPGRLFHKCPLRLELSMGRDRIVDALKEISRRRQTLIADIDIKELWEVLNTEQEWIDLGTMTEFCFPNSATYDHESAVVRAFFENRLYFKFNQNSFFPNSEELVERNTAQQREAARQHRIIAEGSDWLKKALAGDHVNLLQNTSEIKNILKSYYIFGNESGHYNSGKAMLAAAQIDPDNGLFQVLVKLGVFGENENIDLYRYDMPTVFSDGMMQVATALINNKPFTFADHSRKDLTMLPVMTIDGQGTLDYDDAISIEDYGDRYRLGVHIVDVGHYIKKGDMIDQEALARGSSIYMPDLKIPMLPPSLAEDLCSLKAGQLRPAISIMVNLSRSCEIIDSEIFASIIRVKHQHTYYDVNLMAEENREIIILREIAESFRRRRLNDGAVPITLPDIHIWIDETGEITVNRINRESPGRMLVSEIMIMANWLMANFLFKNNAPAIFRSQTPPKERLYKGNEGTLFQNIMQRRLLSRFVLGPESEHHSGLGLNAYVTATSPIRKYFDLATQRQIRAVLDLEEPYPQEEIAHIIQRLEQPMGDVSKIQSGRNRYWLLKYLENRIGQKEEAIVLLKRRNNYQILLTEYMLECDLPLSSGINLKPEDLIQVTIQHVDARKTVISVFMG
- the map gene encoding type I methionyl aminopeptidase, whose protein sequence is MKNRTLQVGRNAPCPCGSGRKYKKCCMDKIELPPEELKKLYVQKYNIRLKEPADIEGIRSAGRLVLETLDMVESEIRPGMATDEINTLVHKFTLKNGAIPAPLNYRGFPKSVCVSVNEVICHGIPGQRILKDGDIVNVDVTPILNGYYADANKTFFVGTPGPDAEKIVRVARESLKRSIQAVKPGNTVGDIGWAIQEYAESQGCSVVREFVGHGVGFDFHEPPQIPHFGRQGEGIVLVPGMVFTIEPMINLGARHLNILADKWTAVTRDGSLSAQFEQTILVTDQGFESLTPYDL
- a CDS encoding universal stress protein, encoding MVHKILVALDDSENAMRAVEYIAKLFTPENQVTLFSVILDTAMLCDMNSPELTPYFIAQQGTFCSLEDKKKIKSFRIATSPIRSTPAFIPSENIFYPPLAL